The Sinomonas sp. P10A9 genome includes a window with the following:
- a CDS encoding helix-turn-helix domain-containing protein gives MDTEHTGENPWGLETLLDVGELAAYLRVPVSTVYDWRTRGLGPCAYRFGKHLKFAVSDVRVWIEQQREPGPPSPADGR, from the coding sequence ATGGACACCGAACACACCGGCGAGAACCCCTGGGGTCTGGAGACCCTGCTGGACGTCGGCGAGCTTGCCGCGTACCTGCGGGTCCCCGTCTCCACGGTCTACGACTGGCGCACCCGGGGCCTGGGCCCGTGCGCCTACCGCTTCGGCAAGCACCTGAAGTTCGCAGTCTCCGATGTGCGGGTCTGGATCGAGCAGCAGCGCGAGCCCGGGCCGCCCTCCCCGGCGGACGGGAGGTGA
- a CDS encoding tyrosine-type recombinase/integrase encodes MSRQRLAVGTFGEIGYLPAAGGRSVARARYRGWDGRTRLVQATGETRKAAERALKAKLADRSLFQPSSSRLTVDSPFPDLVAYWLEDLDLEDRLSKRTRQLYEQNMQRLVVPAFSNLTLREVGVARCDNFLKQLAKQSYSRAKQARVVLRLALGLAVRHEVLPRNPIDHVSRLHRPASTPNALTPAEVNAIRAGIAFWEAGRSPSGPRPDGQLGAIVEVMLGTSARIGEVLAIRRRDVDITAAPPSIRIAGTIVSHRGEPTVRQDHPKTAKSRRTVAIPSFTAEAVRRRLAKLEDPSLDALLFCSREGTPLTTNNVRRQLRHVMDLAGITGVTPHMFRRTVATAISAVAGVDLAAELLGHTDPKITIQHYIRRNEMVNPATAEMLERAFARDA; translated from the coding sequence ATGAGCCGCCAGCGCCTGGCCGTCGGCACCTTCGGGGAGATCGGCTACCTGCCCGCCGCCGGCGGGCGCAGCGTCGCCCGAGCCCGCTACCGCGGCTGGGACGGCAGGACCCGGCTGGTGCAGGCCACCGGGGAGACCCGGAAGGCCGCGGAGCGGGCACTGAAGGCCAAGCTCGCCGACCGCAGCCTGTTCCAGCCCTCCTCCTCAAGGCTCACCGTGGACAGCCCGTTCCCCGACCTGGTCGCGTACTGGCTCGAAGACCTCGACCTCGAGGACCGGCTCTCGAAACGGACCCGGCAGCTCTACGAGCAGAACATGCAGAGGCTGGTCGTGCCCGCCTTCTCGAACCTGACGCTGCGGGAGGTCGGGGTCGCCCGGTGCGATAACTTCCTCAAGCAGCTCGCGAAGCAGAGCTACAGCCGGGCCAAGCAGGCCCGTGTGGTCCTCCGCCTGGCCTTGGGCCTTGCCGTGCGGCACGAGGTGCTGCCCCGGAACCCGATAGACCACGTCTCCCGCCTGCACCGCCCCGCGTCCACGCCGAACGCGCTGACCCCGGCGGAGGTCAACGCGATCCGCGCCGGGATCGCGTTCTGGGAGGCCGGACGGTCTCCCTCCGGGCCCAGGCCGGACGGCCAGCTGGGCGCGATCGTGGAGGTCATGCTCGGCACCTCTGCCCGGATCGGGGAGGTCCTGGCGATCCGCCGCAGGGACGTCGACATCACCGCGGCCCCGCCCTCGATCCGGATCGCCGGCACGATCGTCAGCCACCGGGGAGAGCCGACCGTGCGGCAGGACCACCCCAAGACGGCCAAGTCGCGCCGCACCGTCGCGATCCCCTCGTTCACCGCCGAGGCCGTGCGGCGCCGGCTGGCGAAGCTGGAGGACCCGTCCCTGGACGCCCTGCTGTTCTGCAGCAGGGAGGGAACGCCGCTGACGACCAACAACGTCCGCCGCCAGCTCCGCCATGTGATGGACCTCGCCGGGATCACCGGGGTCACCCCGCACATGTTCCGCCGGACCGTCGCGACCGCGATCAGCGCCGTGGCCGGGGTCGACCTCGCCGCCGAGCTGCTCGGCCACACTGACCCGAAGATCACCATCCAGCACTACATCCGCCGCAATGAGATGGTGAACCCGGCCACTGCCGAGATGCTCGAGCGTGCGTTCGCGAGGGACGCGTGA
- the otsB gene encoding trehalose-phosphatase: protein MNIDESLRGSLARLASAERLLVALDFDGVVAPIVDRAEDARPLPGTADAVVRLAALPQTWTAYVSGRALTSLVAVSSPDVRTLLVGSHGAEVRLGGEEHPVTLDPDQRDALAALHRVFAEVSAQAPGTWVEEKPAGRVLHTRQADREDAAAAVDAARKQLASRHDIFLKDGKEVLEGSVVHATKGEGLAFLRQVTEADAVFFAGDDVTDEDGFLALEAGDVGLKVGEGDTAASFRVAAPEDVADIVALLASLRSELPAQRTP from the coding sequence ATGAATATCGATGAGTCTCTGCGAGGGTCGCTCGCACGCCTCGCGTCCGCGGAGCGGCTGCTCGTTGCCCTCGACTTCGACGGCGTGGTCGCCCCGATCGTCGATCGCGCGGAAGACGCCCGCCCTCTCCCGGGGACCGCGGACGCCGTCGTGCGCCTCGCCGCACTCCCCCAGACTTGGACGGCGTACGTGTCCGGAAGGGCGCTCACGAGCCTCGTCGCAGTGTCCAGCCCGGACGTGCGGACGCTGCTCGTCGGGAGCCACGGCGCGGAGGTCCGGCTCGGCGGCGAAGAGCACCCCGTGACCCTCGATCCGGACCAGCGCGATGCTCTCGCGGCACTCCACAGGGTCTTCGCCGAGGTCTCCGCGCAGGCACCCGGCACGTGGGTCGAGGAGAAGCCGGCAGGACGGGTGCTGCACACGCGGCAGGCCGACCGCGAGGACGCAGCGGCCGCGGTCGACGCCGCACGGAAGCAGCTCGCCTCGCGGCACGACATCTTCCTCAAGGACGGCAAGGAGGTCCTCGAGGGGTCGGTCGTGCACGCGACCAAGGGCGAGGGGCTCGCGTTCCTCCGTCAGGTCACCGAGGCAGATGCCGTCTTCTTCGCGGGCGACGACGTCACTGATGAGGACGGCTTCCTCGCCCTCGAGGCAGGCGACGTCGGGCTCAAGGTCGGCGAAGGTGACACCGCGGCGTCCTTCCGGGTCGCGGCGCCCGAGGACGTTGCCGACATCGTCGCCCTCCTCGCGAGCCTGCGCTCCGAACTGCCGGCCCAGCGGACCCCCTGA
- a CDS encoding DUF4913 domain-containing protein encodes MSDALLGEWDDEFTGPAGDAGEPDAEAEDAPALFYPDVARFVGEHLAFVYRRQINPGGGTTWCPQWWRHAEAISRLEALWRAWEHLRHDGTTGMSVWYRDHADHHMAVLLNTDGPFKGCSPDDGHHPRLHPLPCEEPPPGLF; translated from the coding sequence GTGAGCGACGCCCTGCTGGGGGAGTGGGACGACGAGTTCACCGGCCCCGCCGGGGACGCCGGGGAGCCGGACGCGGAGGCCGAGGATGCGCCCGCACTGTTCTACCCGGACGTCGCCCGCTTCGTCGGCGAGCACCTGGCGTTCGTGTACCGGAGGCAGATCAACCCCGGGGGCGGGACCACCTGGTGCCCCCAATGGTGGCGCCACGCCGAGGCCATCAGCCGCCTCGAAGCCCTCTGGCGCGCCTGGGAACACCTCCGCCACGACGGCACCACCGGTATGAGCGTCTGGTACCGAGACCACGCCGACCACCACATGGCAGTCCTCCTCAACACCGACGGCCCCTTCAAAGGCTGCAGCCCCGACGACGGCCACCACCCCAGGCTCCACCCGCTGCCGTGCGAGGAACCACCACCAGGGCTCTTCTAA
- a CDS encoding electron transfer flavoprotein subunit beta/FixA family protein, producing the protein MRSVVLIKQVPDTYSPVRLDATTGCLDRGLGEQVFDEISERALEVALQQREAHGGEVVVLTMGPGQAEDAIRKALAMGADRGVHVVDDAFSGADALRTSEVLSAALRRIGFDLAVAGDRTSDGRGGVVPAMIAERLGIGQATYLSAVDVADGAVTGQRVTESGTESVRAHLPAIVSVTEKAAEPRYPNFRGIMKAKKKPVDILTAADLGVDADPHAGVRATDISERPARTAGIRIVDDGTAGRQLAQYLSASGLL; encoded by the coding sequence ATGAGATCTGTAGTTCTAATCAAGCAGGTGCCGGACACTTACAGCCCGGTCCGCCTGGACGCGACGACAGGATGTCTGGACCGAGGCTTGGGAGAGCAGGTCTTCGACGAGATCAGCGAGCGGGCCCTCGAGGTCGCACTTCAGCAGAGGGAAGCCCATGGTGGGGAAGTCGTGGTCCTCACGATGGGGCCCGGGCAGGCCGAGGACGCCATCCGGAAGGCGCTCGCCATGGGAGCGGACAGGGGCGTTCACGTCGTCGACGACGCGTTCTCGGGCGCGGACGCTCTCCGGACATCTGAGGTGCTCTCTGCCGCTTTGCGGCGGATCGGGTTCGACCTCGCCGTCGCTGGCGACCGAACCTCCGACGGGCGGGGTGGGGTTGTTCCCGCCATGATCGCCGAGCGGCTTGGCATCGGCCAGGCCACCTACCTGTCCGCTGTGGATGTTGCAGATGGCGCCGTCACCGGTCAGCGCGTGACTGAATCGGGCACGGAGTCGGTCCGCGCGCATCTTCCGGCGATCGTCTCCGTCACCGAGAAGGCGGCGGAGCCTCGCTATCCGAACTTCCGCGGAATCATGAAGGCCAAGAAGAAGCCCGTGGACATCTTGACCGCGGCTGACCTCGGCGTGGATGCCGATCCCCATGCCGGCGTGCGGGCTACGGACATCTCAGAACGCCCGGCTCGCACCGCAGGTATCCGCATCGTCGATGACGGTACTGCCGGACGCCAGCTCGCCCAGTACCTTTCCGCTTCCGGCCTGCTCTAG
- a CDS encoding type IV secretory system conjugative DNA transfer family protein, which yields MGAPGRGHRAAQLDLETTLLWAAIIAVVLVVGALALAAHLGSLIAGDGQGLPANPFELAIGLLTHRVGWPPAATWILALLAAAVLALTVLVARGVLRGRARGSRVDAAARYMATGRDLRALTLAGATATAERLGVAGAPGVPVGKTVLGGRMVFGSWEDMHIDIWGPRTGKTTSRAIPAILAAPGAVLVTSNKRDIVDHTRDVRAGAGPVWVFDPQAVALEEPAWWWNPLSYVTDEVKAARLADHFAAGSRGPDAKTDAYFDPAGQDLLAGLLLAAALDGRPIIQVHTWLTRPADDAPVDILRAHGYAQTANAVAGVVNAPEKQRGGVYGTALQMASCLTNRQVAHWVTPNGEADARPMFDPAVFVRGKGILYSLSKEGKGTAGPLVTALTVAVVEAAEELAVHSPGGRLATPMVGVLDEAANVCRWRELPNLYSHYGSRGIVLMTILQSWSQGVEVWGRDGMRKLWSAANIKVYGGGVAEAEFLNELAQLIGDYRYTNTTRSHSKQGTSTSRDDDRRERTLDISDLAALPRGRAVMFASGAPAALLRTVPWKDGPHAAAVAASAAAHDPANRPGPGERSPSVPAGVSG from the coding sequence ATGGGGGCACCGGGCAGGGGCCACCGGGCCGCCCAGCTGGACCTGGAGACGACCCTCCTCTGGGCCGCCATCATCGCCGTGGTCCTCGTCGTCGGCGCCCTCGCCCTCGCCGCCCACCTCGGCTCCCTGATCGCCGGCGACGGGCAGGGGCTGCCGGCCAACCCGTTCGAACTGGCCATCGGGCTCCTCACCCACAGGGTGGGCTGGCCGCCGGCCGCGACCTGGATTCTGGCCCTCCTGGCCGCCGCCGTCCTCGCCCTTACCGTCCTGGTGGCCCGTGGGGTGCTGCGCGGCCGGGCCCGGGGTTCCCGGGTCGACGCCGCCGCCCGGTACATGGCCACGGGCCGGGACCTGCGCGCCCTGACCCTGGCCGGGGCGACCGCCACCGCAGAACGCCTCGGCGTGGCCGGTGCCCCCGGCGTCCCGGTCGGGAAGACGGTCCTGGGAGGGCGGATGGTCTTCGGCTCCTGGGAGGACATGCACATCGACATCTGGGGCCCCCGCACCGGCAAGACGACCTCGAGGGCGATCCCGGCGATCCTGGCCGCGCCCGGCGCGGTCCTGGTCACCTCGAACAAGCGCGACATCGTCGACCACACCCGGGACGTGCGGGCGGGGGCGGGGCCGGTGTGGGTGTTCGACCCGCAGGCGGTGGCGCTCGAGGAGCCCGCCTGGTGGTGGAACCCCCTCTCCTACGTCACCGACGAGGTGAAGGCTGCCCGCCTGGCCGACCACTTCGCCGCCGGCTCCCGCGGCCCCGACGCGAAGACGGACGCCTACTTCGACCCCGCCGGCCAGGACCTCCTCGCCGGGCTCCTGCTCGCCGCCGCCCTCGACGGGCGCCCGATCATCCAGGTCCACACCTGGCTCACCCGCCCCGCGGACGACGCCCCGGTGGACATCCTCAGGGCCCACGGCTATGCCCAGACCGCCAACGCTGTCGCCGGGGTGGTCAACGCCCCCGAGAAGCAGCGCGGCGGCGTCTACGGCACAGCCCTGCAGATGGCCTCCTGCCTGACCAACCGGCAGGTCGCCCACTGGGTCACCCCGAACGGCGAAGCGGACGCCCGGCCGATGTTCGACCCCGCCGTCTTCGTCCGGGGCAAGGGGATCCTGTACAGCCTGTCGAAGGAGGGCAAGGGCACCGCCGGGCCGCTCGTGACCGCCTTGACCGTCGCCGTCGTGGAGGCCGCCGAGGAGCTCGCCGTCCACTCGCCCGGCGGACGCCTCGCCACCCCCATGGTGGGGGTGCTGGACGAGGCCGCGAACGTGTGCCGGTGGCGGGAGCTGCCGAACCTGTACAGCCACTATGGCTCCCGCGGCATCGTCCTGATGACCATCCTGCAGTCCTGGTCCCAGGGGGTGGAGGTCTGGGGCAGGGACGGGATGCGCAAGCTCTGGTCCGCGGCGAACATCAAGGTCTACGGCGGCGGCGTGGCCGAGGCCGAATTCCTCAACGAGCTCGCCCAGCTCATCGGCGACTACCGCTACACCAACACCACCCGGTCCCACTCCAAGCAGGGCACCAGCACCAGCCGGGACGACGACCGCAGGGAACGCACCCTCGACATCTCCGACCTCGCCGCCCTCCCCAGAGGACGCGCCGTCATGTTCGCCTCCGGCGCCCCCGCCGCCCTGCTCAGGACCGTCCCGTGGAAGGACGGCCCCCACGCCGCCGCCGTCGCGGCCTCGGCCGCCGCCCATGACCCCGCCAACCGGCCGGGTCCCGGCGAACGAAGCCCATCGGTGCCTGCGGGGGTGTCCGGGTGA
- a CDS encoding DsbA family protein — translation MSPANQPRQTKAERTAAAREKARLIREEQQKKARRNKLLLRWGVVVALVAVIAVVALVVTTSMRQNAPIGDTGPRAANMNQYGGITLGKDTAVTPVPASTVNVADVPTASSKPTQGQAANAPGIAASAKGEPVKVVIYVDFICPICKQFEDTYATTLNQDRNDGKITIEYRPLGFLDQQSTTNYSSRAANAAAAVANSYPDKYAAFFAALYAQQPAEGSAGLSDQKLKDIASGLGADISKAVDDKTYRPQVKFDTQLALASGVSGTPTVIVDGKQWGVGDATNTPFDQFLAAAITAKG, via the coding sequence ATGAGCCCCGCCAACCAGCCACGACAGACCAAGGCAGAGCGCACCGCTGCTGCCCGCGAGAAGGCCCGCCTGATCCGCGAGGAGCAGCAGAAGAAGGCCCGCCGCAACAAGCTGCTCCTCCGCTGGGGCGTCGTGGTGGCGCTCGTTGCCGTGATCGCCGTCGTGGCCCTCGTGGTCACGACGTCGATGCGCCAGAACGCGCCGATCGGGGACACCGGGCCGCGTGCAGCGAACATGAACCAGTACGGCGGCATCACGCTCGGCAAGGATACGGCCGTGACTCCCGTGCCCGCGTCGACCGTCAACGTCGCGGACGTGCCCACGGCGTCGTCCAAGCCGACGCAGGGCCAGGCCGCCAATGCCCCCGGCATCGCGGCCTCCGCGAAGGGCGAGCCGGTCAAGGTGGTCATCTACGTCGACTTCATCTGCCCGATCTGCAAGCAGTTCGAGGACACGTACGCGACCACGCTCAACCAGGACCGCAACGACGGCAAGATCACCATCGAATACCGGCCCCTCGGCTTCCTGGACCAGCAGTCCACCACCAACTACTCCTCGCGCGCTGCGAATGCCGCGGCCGCGGTGGCCAACTCCTACCCGGACAAATACGCGGCCTTCTTCGCCGCCCTTTACGCCCAGCAGCCCGCGGAGGGCAGTGCAGGTCTCTCCGACCAGAAGCTGAAGGACATCGCGAGCGGGCTCGGGGCAGACATCTCCAAGGCCGTCGACGACAAGACGTACCGCCCGCAGGTCAAGTTCGACACCCAGCTTGCCCTCGCTTCCGGCGTGTCCGGCACCCCGACCGTGATCGTGGATGGCAAGCAGTGGGGCGTCGGCGATGCCACCAACACCCCGTTCGACCAGTTCCTCGCCGCGGCGATCACGGCCAAGGGCTGA
- a CDS encoding ABC transporter ATP-binding protein: protein MATVTFDNATRLYPGTDKPAVDKLNIDIADGEFLVLVGPSGCGKSTSLRMLAGLEDVNSGRILIGDRDVTDVPPKDRDIAMVFQNYALYPHMSVADNMGFALKIAGVSKEERAQRVREAAKLLDLEQYLERKPKALSGGQRQRVAMGRAIVRNPQVFLMDEPLSNLDAKLRVQTRTQIASLTRRLGVTTVYVTHDQVEAMTMGDRVAVLKDGLLQQVDTPRNLYDRPQNVFVAGFIGSPAMNLLELPEADNGVKFGGTVYPVPRDVLAAASGSTVTLGVRPEDLETAPQGEGLEVEVDVVEELGADAYVYGHTTLDGQNHDIVARVDGRRPPLKGDKVWVRPQQGHVHLFDTKSGLRLGA, encoded by the coding sequence GTGGCTACAGTTACTTTCGACAACGCGACGCGCCTCTACCCGGGCACCGACAAGCCCGCCGTCGACAAGCTCAACATTGACATTGCAGACGGCGAGTTCCTCGTCCTGGTTGGCCCCTCTGGCTGCGGCAAGTCAACCTCCCTCCGCATGCTCGCCGGCCTTGAGGACGTGAACTCGGGCCGCATCCTCATCGGTGACCGCGACGTCACGGACGTCCCGCCGAAGGACCGCGACATCGCGATGGTCTTCCAGAACTACGCGCTGTACCCGCACATGAGCGTCGCGGACAACATGGGCTTCGCGCTCAAGATCGCTGGCGTCTCGAAGGAAGAGCGCGCCCAGCGCGTCCGCGAGGCGGCCAAGCTCCTAGACCTCGAGCAGTACCTCGAGCGCAAGCCGAAGGCCCTCTCCGGTGGCCAGCGCCAGCGCGTCGCGATGGGCCGTGCGATCGTCCGGAACCCGCAGGTCTTCCTCATGGACGAGCCGCTCTCGAACCTCGATGCCAAGCTCCGCGTCCAGACGCGCACCCAGATCGCATCGCTGACCCGCCGCCTCGGCGTCACGACCGTCTACGTCACGCACGACCAGGTCGAAGCCATGACCATGGGCGACCGTGTCGCGGTCCTCAAGGACGGCCTTCTCCAGCAGGTCGACACCCCGCGCAACCTCTACGATCGGCCGCAGAACGTGTTCGTGGCCGGCTTCATCGGCTCGCCAGCCATGAACCTCCTCGAACTCCCGGAGGCGGACAACGGAGTGAAGTTCGGCGGCACCGTCTACCCGGTCCCGCGCGACGTCCTCGCGGCCGCGAGCGGCTCCACCGTCACGCTCGGCGTCCGCCCCGAGGACCTTGAGACCGCGCCCCAGGGCGAAGGGCTCGAGGTCGAGGTCGACGTCGTCGAGGAGCTCGGTGCCGACGCGTACGTCTACGGCCACACGACCCTCGACGGCCAGAACCACGACATCGTGGCCCGCGTCGACGGCCGGCGTCCCCCGCTCAAGGGCGACAAGGTCTGGGTCCGCCCGCAGCAGGGCCACGTGCACCTCTTCGACACGAAGTCCGGTCTTCGCCTCGGCGCCTGA
- a CDS encoding DUF4032 domain-containing protein, with product MTDQSATWQDEPTDYDEVGKLPRRAPLEEPASALGSLNITAAAADPELLDLPWHVALEDWPEEYLAALPRGISRHIVRFAKLGSSVIAVKETSEHVARHEYHMLRKLQRLDVPCVEPVAVIRDRHTLDGKPLDTALVTRHLKFSLPYRALFSQKLRRDTLTRLIDAQALLMVRLHLVGFYWGDVSLSNTLFRRDAGSFAAYLVDAETGELYPDLSTGQREYDLEIARVNIAGELMDLLDGGLIDEEVDPVATSERIMDSYRNLWTELTANESFELGERWRVAARIRRLNELGFDVEEYAIKTTPDGSTIHLQPKVVDAGHHQRRLIRLTGIDAQENQARRLLNDMDSFRADNYPGQDEEMSAHAWVSHVFEPIVKAIPRELAGKLEPAEVVHQVIEHRWYMSEQLNRYIPLAETVQSYIDTVLRHRRDEAAIMLNPDTALLKVIETEEARHREEDDDEALVAIDDEDLADD from the coding sequence ATGACCGACCAGAGCGCCACCTGGCAGGACGAGCCCACCGACTACGACGAGGTGGGCAAGCTGCCACGGCGCGCGCCGCTCGAGGAGCCAGCCTCGGCCCTCGGCTCCCTCAACATCACCGCCGCCGCAGCCGATCCGGAGCTCCTCGACCTCCCGTGGCATGTAGCGCTCGAGGATTGGCCCGAGGAGTACCTTGCGGCCCTCCCCCGCGGTATCTCCCGGCACATTGTCCGCTTCGCCAAGCTAGGCAGTTCGGTCATCGCGGTCAAGGAGACGAGCGAGCACGTTGCCCGGCACGAGTACCACATGCTGCGGAAGCTCCAGCGGCTTGATGTGCCCTGCGTGGAACCCGTCGCCGTCATCCGAGACCGCCATACCCTGGACGGGAAGCCGCTTGACACGGCCCTCGTCACGCGGCATCTCAAGTTCTCCCTCCCCTACCGCGCGCTGTTCTCCCAGAAGCTCCGGAGGGACACCCTCACGCGCCTCATCGATGCGCAGGCGCTCCTCATGGTGAGGCTGCACCTCGTGGGCTTCTACTGGGGCGACGTCTCGCTTTCGAACACGCTGTTCCGGCGCGACGCCGGCTCCTTCGCGGCGTACCTCGTGGATGCCGAGACGGGCGAGCTGTACCCCGACCTGTCCACGGGGCAGCGTGAGTACGATCTCGAGATCGCACGCGTGAACATCGCAGGCGAGCTCATGGACCTTCTCGACGGGGGCCTCATCGACGAAGAGGTCGACCCCGTGGCCACGAGCGAGCGGATCATGGACTCCTACCGCAACCTGTGGACTGAGCTGACCGCGAACGAGTCGTTCGAGCTCGGCGAGCGCTGGCGCGTGGCCGCCCGCATCCGGCGCCTGAACGAGCTCGGCTTCGACGTCGAGGAGTACGCGATCAAGACGACGCCGGACGGCTCCACGATCCACCTCCAGCCCAAGGTGGTCGACGCCGGCCACCACCAGCGCCGCCTGATCCGCCTCACCGGCATCGATGCACAGGAGAACCAGGCCCGCCGCCTCCTGAATGACATGGACAGCTTCCGCGCCGACAACTACCCAGGCCAGGACGAGGAGATGAGTGCCCACGCGTGGGTGAGCCATGTGTTCGAGCCGATCGTCAAGGCCATCCCGCGCGAGCTCGCCGGCAAGCTGGAACCAGCCGAGGTGGTCCACCAGGTCATCGAGCACCGCTGGTACATGTCGGAGCAGCTCAACAGATACATCCCGCTCGCCGAGACGGTTCAGTCCTACATCGACACCGTCCTGCGGCACCGCCGCGACGAGGCCGCGATCATGCTCAACCCGGACACCGCGCTCCTCAAGGTGATCGAGACCGAAGAGGCCCGCCACCGAGAAGAGGATGATGACGAAGCCCTCGTCGCGATCGACGACGAGGATCTCGCCGACGACTGA
- a CDS encoding alpha,alpha-trehalose-phosphate synthase (UDP-forming) has translation MVSQRTATATEEEAADHRYDFLVVSNRLPVDRVGEGEDSGWRRSPGGLVTALAPVMEHSDGAWVGWHGAPDEELTPFEHEGISVLPVPLSAQELENYYEGFSNATLWPLYHDVIAPPEFHRAWWDSYRRVNQRFADATSTHANEGATVWVQDYQLQLVPAMLRRKRPDLKIGFFNHIPFPPQEIFAQLPWRRQVLEGLLGADLLGFQRPSDASNFIHAARRLAGAGGKGTHLTVTDATHDGGDPPRTREVRAEAFPISIDTQRISELAERPDIMERARQIRRDLGDPTTIMLGVDRLDYTKGIRHRLKAFEELLSDGRVKVGEVTLIQVASPSRERVEQYRILREEIEGTVGRINGTFDTMQHTAVRYLHHSYPVEEMVALYLAADVMLVTALRDGMNLVAKEYVAARRDGTGALILSEFAGAADQLKQALLINPHDIAGLKDAITTAISLPRGIAARRMKAMRRQVVVHNVEEWSSAFLARLEEVRP, from the coding sequence ATCGTGAGCCAGAGGACCGCAACTGCGACTGAAGAGGAGGCCGCAGACCATCGCTACGACTTTCTGGTGGTCTCCAATCGACTCCCTGTAGACCGCGTCGGCGAGGGTGAGGACTCAGGCTGGAGGCGCTCGCCCGGAGGCCTCGTCACTGCGCTCGCCCCCGTCATGGAGCATTCCGACGGCGCGTGGGTCGGCTGGCATGGCGCCCCAGACGAGGAGCTCACGCCTTTCGAGCATGAGGGCATCTCGGTCCTCCCCGTCCCCCTCTCCGCCCAGGAGCTCGAGAACTACTACGAAGGCTTCTCGAACGCGACCCTGTGGCCGCTCTACCACGACGTCATCGCCCCGCCGGAGTTCCACCGCGCTTGGTGGGACTCCTATCGGCGGGTCAACCAGCGGTTCGCTGACGCCACGTCGACCCACGCGAACGAGGGCGCCACGGTATGGGTCCAGGACTACCAGCTCCAGCTCGTCCCGGCGATGCTGCGGCGGAAGCGCCCCGACCTGAAGATCGGCTTCTTCAACCACATCCCCTTCCCCCCGCAGGAGATCTTCGCCCAGCTCCCGTGGCGCCGCCAAGTCCTCGAGGGCCTCCTCGGCGCCGATCTCCTCGGCTTCCAGCGCCCCAGCGACGCCTCGAACTTCATCCACGCCGCTCGCCGCCTCGCGGGGGCCGGGGGCAAGGGCACGCACCTGACGGTCACCGACGCGACGCACGACGGCGGGGACCCACCTCGCACGCGGGAGGTGCGGGCCGAGGCGTTCCCCATCTCCATCGACACCCAGCGCATCTCCGAACTCGCGGAGCGCCCGGACATCATGGAGCGCGCCCGCCAGATCCGGCGCGATCTCGGCGATCCGACAACGATCATGCTGGGCGTGGACCGGCTCGACTACACGAAGGGCATCCGCCACCGGCTCAAGGCCTTCGAGGAGCTCCTGTCCGACGGCCGGGTCAAGGTCGGCGAGGTGACGCTCATCCAGGTCGCGAGCCCCAGTCGGGAGCGCGTCGAGCAGTACCGGATCCTGCGGGAGGAGATCGAGGGCACGGTGGGCCGCATCAACGGCACCTTCGACACGATGCAGCACACCGCGGTCCGCTATCTCCACCACTCCTACCCCGTCGAGGAGATGGTGGCCCTCTACCTCGCCGCGGATGTCATGCTCGTCACCGCGCTGCGGGATGGCATGAACCTCGTCGCCAAGGAGTACGTGGCAGCCCGCCGGGACGGAACGGGCGCCCTGATCCTCTCTGAGTTCGCCGGTGCGGCGGACCAGCTCAAGCAGGCGCTCCTGATCAATCCGCACGACATCGCGGGGCTCAAGGACGCCATCACCACGGCGATCAGCCTTCCGCGCGGCATCGCGGCACGCCGCATGAAGGCGATGAGGCGCCAAGTCGTCGTCCACAACGTCGAGGAATGGTCGTCCGCCTTCCTCGCGAGGCTCGAGGAGGTCAGACCATGA